The Aerosakkonema funiforme FACHB-1375 genome includes the window CACCAGTAGCCTTTAAATTTATCACAAACAATTCTAATTTGCATCACCGAAAAAACCTCAAGCGGAAGTGATGATAAAGATATCAAAGAAATTCTTCCACCTAGAAGTCTCGTGCAAGGTGAATTATGTCTTTTATCAGCAGCACTTCTTCTCAAACAAACCTGAAATCTCAAAGCGCGATCGAAACCATTCTTCATCCAGTACGGCAGTGGCTAGAATCAATTGAAGTGCGCGACTCCAAAGTAGCCAAAGCATTATGCAAACTCATCCCTTCCCAATGTCCCTTTGAAAGAGACGTGCAGGTATTCGGACATACGCTTTTCCACATCCCGCCCATGTGCAAACTGAATCCTCTCTACGACCAGTTGATGAGCTTGCGTTTCCGCGCTTTAACTTTCCTGGCCGATGTTTGTGGAGAAGATATCACCCCATACTGCTGCTAAATTAGCTGCTAAATTAGCGCTATTTCCCTTCTCGATCTACCAAGCCTTCAGCAACTTATTGAAAAAGCTATTAACCGATGTCCGTAACTGATGATTGCGATACCACTGCTGGAATGCTCTTTCGTACTCTTCACCCTGCAACAAAAAGGTATTCCAAGCATTAAGACCGAGCCCTAATCCCCAGAATAATAAAATATAAAGCGACCAAGTAAGCTGGCCGGCACTAACTAGGTTCAGCAGCACCAAAAATGTATTGACGATCGCAAATTTGCCAAAACTTTTCTGCAATCTCCCACGGCGGTAGGTATTGAAAGCCTGCCGCTTTTCTATTTCTCCCTGCTGGGCCAGCCACTCCTGTTCTGCCAGCGCCAGATTTTCAGGCGGAATTTCTAACTCAGCCGCAATTTCCAATAACTGTTCGCGGGTGAATTCACCTTCATAATTTTGACGAGAAATCGCTAGATGGAGAATTTGCTGGATTTCTTCTTGGTTGTAGGAACGAGTGATTTTGCTGTCGGAGACTGACATAATCTGGATTGCGATCGACTTTTGTAATGCTTGGCCGTACTAATTCTATTATGCCCAGAATTGTAGGTTGGGTCGAGCAGGCGCGAAACCCAACAAAACCTAGTTCAATGTTGGGTTTCATTACCTCAACCCAACCTACGAAAGCTGATTCTATTCTGCCCTGTCTCTATTAATTGGTGGGCGTTTCCCACCCTACAGTTCGCTAAACCGAACCTGAACGGACGGCTAACGCGATAGTTGAATTATGAAAAATCGCTTTACGTTTCGTTACACTCGAAACAAGAGAGCAAAATCAAACTCTCAAAGCTGAAATCAGAGGAGTCGTCATGAACGGCACTTTTCGCGTTGGCAACCTGTTTGGTATTCCCTTTAACGTCCATCCATCTTGGTTCTTAATCCTGGGTTTGGTAACTTGGACATACGGAAATGGATTAGCTGCGGCGTTTCCAGGATTGTTCGGGCCATTACCTTGGATACTGGGATTGGTGACAGGTTTGCTGTTATTTGCCTCTGTCTTGGCGCATGAATTAGGACATAGTTTTGTCGCCATTAGTCAGGGAATTGAAGTTAAATCGATCAATTTGTTTCTGTTTGGTGGTTTAGCGCAATTGGAGAAAGAGTCCAAGACACCAGCTGAAGCATTTTGGATTGCGATCGCAGGTCCTATTGTGAGCTTACTCCTATTCGGTATCTTCACAGCCATCGGTGTAGGCACCCATATTTCCGGGCCAGTGGCAGCTATTTTAGGATTGCTAGCCTCAATTAACTTAGCGTTAGCGCTATTTAACTTAATTCCTGGCTTACCTTTGGATGGTGGCAATATCCTCAAAGCTGCTGTTTGGAAAGTCACTGGCAATCCTTATAAAGGTATTATCTTTGCCAGTCGCGTCGGTCAAATCTTCGGTTGGATTGCGATCGCTTCTGGGTTGCTGCCTCTGGTATTATACGGCAGTACCGCCAACTTCTGGAATTTGTTAGTCGGTTGGTTCTTGCTGCAAAACGCCGGACAGTCTGCCCAATATGCGACAGTTCAAGATAAACTGGCAGGATTGACAGCAGAAGATGCCGTAATTCCCGACAGTCCGATTGTGTCAGCCGATACTTCGCTCAGAAAGTTTGCTAATGATTGCGTTATCGGACAAAATCGCTGGCGCAAGTTCTTAGTCACCGATGAAGACGGACAGTTGGTAGGTGCGATCGCAGTTGATGACCTCAAAACAGTTTCTCTCGAACTTTGGCCGCAAATTAAAGTCAGAGAACTAACGCGATCGATTGCCGAATCCAACATTGTTAAATCAAATCAATCCCTGTTGGAAGTTACCACACTAATCGAACAAAAACAAATAACTCAACTGCCAGTGATTCGAGACAACGGTGTGCTGGTAGGACTTCTGGAAAAAACTTCCATTATCGAGTTACTGCAAAGACAAGCACAACCAGCGTAATCAATCTTAGATTTTAGATTTTAGATTGAAGTCAATCTGAAATCCTCAATTTCAAACTCCCCAGGATGACGAGAAAATCGCAAATCTGGGGAGTTTTGTTTGGGCGATCGGATCTTTTGCACGAAGGTTTTGTACGGTGCGTTAGCGACAGCGTAACGAACCCTAAGCCCGACGCCCTACTAGCCCCTAATCTAACAACCAAGTCTTGTTAGCAAAATCATCCCTTTCCTTATTTACATCAGCAATTGTGCTAATTTTCCGCTCAACAGGTTTGTAACGGGGCGTTGTTAATGCTGCGCTTTCTTTCTTCAAAGTATTGTTTTCTTCAATCAACTTAGAGTTAGCTTCTGCTAATTGCAGAGCTTCTTTTTTAGCTTGCGTAAGTTCTGCCTTAACCTTGTCAAATTGTTCTAAATCTTTTTGTAGCTTTTGGACAAGCTTTTTTTGCTCAGCCAATTCTGATTGTAAATCGATAACTTGCTGCTGTAGGGAAACTTCGTGTTGATGCGCTTGCTCAAGTTGCTTTGTTTGGTCCAAGGCTGCTCGCAACTCTGCTATAGTTGCTTCCAACTCAGCTTTGGTTGGACTTGTATCTTCAGCAATAGATTTATCGGTATCTGTAGGGGCTTCCTCTGTTACTTGATTATCTTGTTCCGCCACTACCTCAGCAGTTGTATCTATAATCGGTTTATCTTCTGTATCCGACGATTTTTGCGCTTCTTGGCGTAGCAAATCGGAAATACGTTTTCTAGTAGCCATTATTTTCTCCAATCACGCTGTAGTTCATCAGCCACGCGGCGGTAATCAGCCTCAGCTTCTCGTGCATTGTTCCCTCGCCATTCTGTAATCGGTACTCCCTCAAGCGCCGCTCGTTCGTGGGCTTTGTAGGAGCGGACAAAGGCATTGCAGGCGGGGATTCCCAACTCCATGAGGGTGTTTTGGGCTTCCAGCGCTTCCCCCAAACTGCGGGAATCGACTCTAGTCAGAAGCACGCGATGAGCAATACCCATCGGCGTAACTGCTTGACGTACCGTGTCAATCAGCACAGCCAGATCCATAGGTGCTGGTGGTGTTGGCAAAACGAGATAATCGGCGATCGACACTACCGCCGCTAATGCTTCCGATCGCAGCGCCGGAGGCGTATCCACCACTACTAAATCATACCCTTCTATCTGGCGTAAACTACTCAAAAGTTCTGGGTCTGTCTCTTGGGCTAACTCAAAGTTCCATTTTTCCTTATTGCGCTCAATCCACCAAGTAGCAGAACCTTGAATATCTGCATCGACTAGGAGAACCTTTCTTTTCTTTGAGAAAGTAGCAGCCAAATTGACAGCGGTAGTAGTTTTACCTACTCCTCCCTTACCGTTGACGATCGCGACTATTCTTGGCACTGGAAATTTCGACGCTGACTTTACAACAGAGCAATATAGCGCTTTATCGAACCTTCCAGCATCAAAGTTTCGGGATTAGTCATCATTAGTAACAGTGAAAGCAACTGACAATCTGCCCGATGGGCCAAATACTCGCGCACTGCTGCGATCGCCTGATGGGGTGACAAGTATCGCGGAAACCCTTGTTCAGTATGTGTTGTACCACGTTGCCCTTGACAAAAATTGAACTCATCTTTGGGCTTTATTGACACTATTCTCAAGTACAAGCAGCTACAAGTCTTATGGATTCGTTGTCAATCGCAGATTTCTTGGTTAATTTTTCCAGATGCCAGTGCGATGAATTGCAATGCCTGTAAAGCTTTGAGCCATACTTGTCACCCGTCAGACTTCATCGTATCTTTATCAACATACTCGCCAAGATATCAATATGCTAGTAACTTATAGAATAATCTGGGTTTTGGCTAAGGCAACAGACACAGTTTCGACCTCACCTGTCTTGCTGGGGGTCAGTCCCACAATTTTGTGGTTAGTATTGGGAGGAGGACTTTGCTTCCTAGAATTGCTTCTGCCGACAGCATTTACAGCATTTGCGATGGGGTTGAGCGCTTTGATGGTAGCCTTACTCTCGACGATCGTGCGATCGCCTTTGTTGCAAGTTATACTTTGGATGGGACTGTCTGCGGGTTTGATTTTTTTCTCCCCTCGCTTTTTACC containing:
- a CDS encoding AAA family ATPase; the protein is MPRIVAIVNGKGGVGKTTTAVNLAATFSKKRKVLLVDADIQGSATWWIERNKEKWNFELAQETDPELLSSLRQIEGYDLVVVDTPPALRSEALAAVVSIADYLVLPTPPAPMDLAVLIDTVRQAVTPMGIAHRVLLTRVDSRSLGEALEAQNTLMELGIPACNAFVRSYKAHERAALEGVPITEWRGNNAREAEADYRRVADELQRDWRK
- a CDS encoding site-2 protease family protein, with product MNGTFRVGNLFGIPFNVHPSWFLILGLVTWTYGNGLAAAFPGLFGPLPWILGLVTGLLLFASVLAHELGHSFVAISQGIEVKSINLFLFGGLAQLEKESKTPAEAFWIAIAGPIVSLLLFGIFTAIGVGTHISGPVAAILGLLASINLALALFNLIPGLPLDGGNILKAAVWKVTGNPYKGIIFASRVGQIFGWIAIASGLLPLVLYGSTANFWNLLVGWFLLQNAGQSAQYATVQDKLAGLTAEDAVIPDSPIVSADTSLRKFANDCVIGQNRWRKFLVTDEDGQLVGAIAVDDLKTVSLELWPQIKVRELTRSIAESNIVKSNQSLLEVTTLIEQKQITQLPVIRDNGVLVGLLEKTSIIELLQRQAQPA
- a CDS encoding 2TM domain-containing protein, with the translated sequence MSVSDSKITRSYNQEEIQQILHLAISRQNYEGEFTREQLLEIAAELEIPPENLALAEQEWLAQQGEIEKRQAFNTYRRGRLQKSFGKFAIVNTFLVLLNLVSAGQLTWSLYILLFWGLGLGLNAWNTFLLQGEEYERAFQQWYRNHQLRTSVNSFFNKLLKAW
- a CDS encoding Mo-dependent nitrogenase C-terminal domain-containing protein, giving the protein MSFISSTSSQTNLKSQSAIETILHPVRQWLESIEVRDSKVAKALCKLIPSQCPFERDVQVFGHTLFHIPPMCKLNPLYDQLMSLRFRALTFLADVCGEDITPYCC